One genomic segment of Ricinus communis isolate WT05 ecotype wild-type chromosome 5, ASM1957865v1, whole genome shotgun sequence includes these proteins:
- the LOC8269319 gene encoding homeobox-leucine zipper protein HAT5, with product MDQSGRLLFNPSASSCHGGNMLFLGNCDSVFRGPRSMFKMEDTSKKRPFFSSPEDFFDDEYYDEQLPEKKRRLTSEQVNLLEKSFEEENKLEPERKTQLAKKLGMQPRQVAVWFQNRRARWKTKQLERDYDVLKASYDSLLSDFDNTVKENQKLKSEVVSLTEKLQTKELTGATIPGQEPESLPAVTANASAFELNVKVEDRLSSGSTGSAVVDDQDSPQLLDSGDSFFQNDNYAGCVIPADGIQSEEDDGSDDGRSYFSDVFVTAGQQQHEVEEPLGWWMWS from the exons ATGGATCAGTCTGGACGCCTTCTCTTCAATCCCTCGGCCTCTTCTTGCCACGGCGGGAACATGTTGTTCCTCGGGAACTGTGATTCCGTTTTTCGag GTCCAAGATCAATGTTCAAAATGGAGGACACTTCCAAGAAGAGACCATTTTTCAGCTCACCGGAAGACTTTTTTGACGATGAATATTATGATGAGCAGTTGCCGGAGAAGAAGCGCCGTCTCACTTCGGAGCAG GTGAATCTGTTGGAGAAGAGTTTTGAGGAAGAGAACAAGCTGGAGCCAGAGCGAAAGACCCAGTTGGCCAAGAAGCTGGGGATGCAGCCCAGACAGGTGGCTGTGTGGTTCCAAAACCGCCGCGCCCGTTGGAAGACTAAGCAGCTTGAGAGGGACTATGACGTTCTCAAAGCTTCTTATGATTCCCTTCTCTCTGATTTTGACAATACTGTCAAGGAAAATCAGAAGCTTAAATCTGAG GTTGTTTCTTTGACTGAAAAGCTGCAAACCAAAGAATTGACCGGAGCAACAATTCCAGGACAAGAACCGGAGTCTCTTCCGGCGGTTACAGCGAATGCATCTGCTTTTGAGCTCAATGTGAAGGTTGAGGACCGGCTCAGCTCTGGAAGCACTGGAAGTGCAGTGGTAGATGATCAGGACAGTCCACAGCTTTTGGACAGCGGGGATTCATTCTTTCAGAATGATAACTACGCTGGATGTGTAATCCCAGCAGATGGCATTCAGTCAGAGGAGGATGACGGAAGTGATGATGGCCGGAGCTACTTCTCCGATGTATTTGTTACGGCTGGGCAGCAGCAGCATGAGGTGGAAGAGCCTTTGGGATGGTGGATGTGGTCTTAA
- the LOC8269318 gene encoding bidirectional sugar transporter SWEET5 isoform X1 produces MVFTKHAARNIIGVVGNLISFGLFASPIPTFIRIWKSNSVGEFKSDPYLASIMNCMLWNFYGLPMVHPGSTLLVTINSVGLALELIYITIFFIYAQRNGRLKVTGFLFMEFVVMTALVSFTLKFYDNHEQRSTLVGIFCVVINILMYASPLTIMKKVIITKSVKYMPFCLSLATFLNGAIWVLYATVDIFDLFVLIASSVGVLSGVLQLILYACYYKAVPTLQVDDHHEKPADLQISVAVVDEEKA; encoded by the exons ATGGTTTTCACCAAACATGCAGCTCGGAATATTATAGGCGTCGTTG GAAACTTGATCTCTTTCGGCCTATTTGCTTCACCAAT ACCGacatttataagaatttggAAAAGTAACTCAGTTGGGGAATTCAAGTCGGATCCGTATCTAGCAAGCATAATGAACTGCATGCTATGGAATTTCTATGGCTTGCCAATGGTTCATCCAGGCAGCACTCTCCTCGTTACCATCAACAGCGTTGGACTTGCCTTGGAGCTTATTTATATCACCATCTTCTTCATTTATGCACAAAGGAATGGCCGA TTGAAGGTGACTGGATTCTTATTCATGGAGTTTGTGGTGATGACCGCTTTAGTGTCTTTCACACTGAAATTTTATGATAATCATGAACAAAGATCAACACTTGTCGGCATCTTCTGTGTCGTAATTAACATTCTAATGTATGCTTCACCTCTTACTATCATG AAAAAGGTAATTATCACAAAGAGCGTCAAGTATATGCCATTTTGTCTCTCTTTAGCTACATTTCTTAATGGAGCAATTTGGGTCCTTTATGCCACTGTTGACATATTTGATCTTTTTGTTTTG ATTGCAAGTAGTGTTGGGGTGTTATCCGGAGTACTGCAATTGATTCTTTATGCATGTTACTATAAGGCCGTCCCCACCCTTCAAGTTGATGACCATCATGAAAAGCCAGCTGACCTGCAAATCTCCGTTGCTGTTGTTGACGAAGAAAAGGCTTAG
- the LOC8269318 gene encoding bidirectional sugar transporter SWEET5 isoform X2: MVFTKHAARNIIGVVGNLISFGLFASPIPTFIRIWKSNSVGEFKSDPYLASIMNCMLWNFYGLPMVHPGSTLLVTINSVGLALELIYITIFFIYAQRNGRLKVTGFLFMEFVVMTALVSFTLKFYDNHEQRSTLVGIFCVVINILMYASPLTIMIASSVGVLSGVLQLILYACYYKAVPTLQVDDHHEKPADLQISVAVVDEEKA, encoded by the exons ATGGTTTTCACCAAACATGCAGCTCGGAATATTATAGGCGTCGTTG GAAACTTGATCTCTTTCGGCCTATTTGCTTCACCAAT ACCGacatttataagaatttggAAAAGTAACTCAGTTGGGGAATTCAAGTCGGATCCGTATCTAGCAAGCATAATGAACTGCATGCTATGGAATTTCTATGGCTTGCCAATGGTTCATCCAGGCAGCACTCTCCTCGTTACCATCAACAGCGTTGGACTTGCCTTGGAGCTTATTTATATCACCATCTTCTTCATTTATGCACAAAGGAATGGCCGA TTGAAGGTGACTGGATTCTTATTCATGGAGTTTGTGGTGATGACCGCTTTAGTGTCTTTCACACTGAAATTTTATGATAATCATGAACAAAGATCAACACTTGTCGGCATCTTCTGTGTCGTAATTAACATTCTAATGTATGCTTCACCTCTTACTATCATG ATTGCAAGTAGTGTTGGGGTGTTATCCGGAGTACTGCAATTGATTCTTTATGCATGTTACTATAAGGCCGTCCCCACCCTTCAAGTTGATGACCATCATGAAAAGCCAGCTGACCTGCAAATCTCCGTTGCTGTTGTTGACGAAGAAAAGGCTTAG